The Deinococcus deserti VCD115 region GGGCTGCTCAACGCCATCACCGGCAGCCTGACCATGCTTGGCATGGCCAGCGTGATCGGCGTGGTGGTCGGCGTGGCCGGCGGCATCTTTCTTGCCGAGTATCCCCGGCACCCGCTGATGCCGACCATCAGGATGCTGAGTGACGTGCTGGCCGGCATTCCAGCCATTGTGATGGGTCTGGTCGCCTACGGCCTGATTGTGCTGACTTTCGGATTTTCCGGGCTGGCGGGCGCCCTGGCACTGGGCTTCCTGATGATTCCCATCGTGGTGCGCACCACCGAGGAAGTGCTGAAACTGGTGCCGCATACCGTGCGCGAGGCGGGTATGGCCCTGGGACTGCCGCAGTGGCTGGTCATCCTCAAGATCGTGCTGCCTGCTGCTGCTGGCGGCATCGTGACGGGCGTGATGCTGGCGCTGGCGCGCGTGGCCGGCGAAGCGGCGCCGCTGCTCTTTACGGCCTTCGGCAATCCCAATGTGAACCTCAACCCGCTCGAACCCATGAGCGCCCTGCCGCTCGAGATCTACCGCGGTGCCACCAGCGCCTACGACGAGAACCAGCGTATGGCCAAGGCCGGAGCACTGCTGCTGATCAGCCTGATCTTCGTCACCAGTCTGCTGGCGCGCCGCTTCAGCCGCCGCTGACCGTTTCCCGATTTCAAGGAGCCCTGACCTACCTATGACCACCCTGCTCAGCGCCAACGACGTGAACATCTACTACGGC contains the following coding sequences:
- the pstA gene encoding phosphate ABC transporter permease PstA; amino-acid sequence: MTRADAAPGGNKVLLSPARRIKNLLMGGLILLATLLVVAPLILIFAYLLREGVGALNADFFTKTPAPEGETGGGLLNAITGSLTMLGMASVIGVVVGVAGGIFLAEYPRHPLMPTIRMLSDVLAGIPAIVMGLVAYGLIVLTFGFSGLAGALALGFLMIPIVVRTTEEVLKLVPHTVREAGMALGLPQWLVILKIVLPAAAGGIVTGVMLALARVAGEAAPLLFTAFGNPNVNLNPLEPMSALPLEIYRGATSAYDENQRMAKAGALLLISLIFVTSLLARRFSRR